The sequence AGAAATTATTGATATGGAATTACAGTTTAAAGATCTAGAAACGATAGAAAAAAAATTAGAAAAAACTACTAAAAAAAATCAAATCAACAAATCTACACATATACTGAAAAAAATTTCTTCTTTCTTAAAAGAAGGAAAAAATATTAGAATGTATCCATTTCAAGAATCTGAAAAAGAATCTATAAAAGATTTACAATTACTCACTGTTAAACCTGTTCTTTATATCTGTAATCTAGATATAGATGATGAATTAGATCAAAAAACTAATTTACATATAGAAAATATGAAAAAAATGGTAGAAATGGAAAATTCTACTTTAGTAATTTTATCATTAAAAAAAAATTGTATAGAACTTGATCAAGTGTTGAAAAAAACCTATAAGTTACTAAATCTACAAAGTTTTTTTACAATAGGAAAAAAAGAAATTCGATCTTGGTCTATTCCTAATCCATGTACAGCTTATGAAGCATCTTCAGTGATTCATACAGATTTTAAAAAAGGATTTATTCGGGCAAAAGTTATTCATTATAATGATTTTATCAAATATAGATCTGAAGAAAATGTGAAAAAAGCAGGAAAAATATTTTTAGCAGGAAAAAATTATCTCATTCAAGATGGAGATATTATTCACTTTCGATTCCATTAATAAAAGAACTGATTTATATTATTATTAATTTCTTGTAAGGTTTCAAAAATGAGTAATACAGTTAGTTCTACATCTTTTTTATGAACCATTTCTACTGTGGTATGCATATATTTAAGAGGAATGGAAATTAAAGCAGACAATACTCCCTTATTGGAATAAGCGAAAGCATCTGCATCTGTTCCTGTGCTAGATGAGACCAAACGTTGAAAATGTATTTTTTTCCTATTAGCAGTATGAATCATCAACTCTCTAATACTTTTATGGATTGAAGGAGCATATCCAATGACAGGGCCTAATCCACATTTAATATCCCCTTGTATTTTTTTATCAATCATAGGACTATAAGTATCATGTGTTACATCGGTAACAATTGACACATTGGGTTGTATAGTTTGAGAAATCATTTTTGCACCTTTTAATCCCACTTCTTCTTGAACTGAATTTACTATATATAATCCAAATTTTAGATTTATCCCACTTTCAATTATAATTTTTGCTACTTCTGCTATAATAAACCCT comes from Blattabacterium cuenoti BPAA and encodes:
- a CDS encoding redox-regulated ATPase YchF → MKCGIIGLPNTGKSTFFNLISNSKALSGNFPFCTIEPNYGITKVPDERLYELKKIINSTTTKITPSEIKIVDIAGLIKGSHKGEGLGNKFLSHVRETNVMIHMIRFFRDKSILHVEGSVNPIRDKEIIDMELQFKDLETIEKKLEKTTKKNQINKSTHILKKISSFLKEGKNIRMYPFQESEKESIKDLQLLTVKPVLYICNLDIDDELDQKTNLHIENMKKMVEMENSTLVILSLKKNCIELDQVLKKTYKLLNLQSFFTIGKKEIRSWSIPNPCTAYEASSVIHTDFKKGFIRAKVIHYNDFIKYRSEENVKKAGKIFLAGKNYLIQDGDIIHFRFH